In the genome of Drosophila pseudoobscura strain MV-25-SWS-2005 chromosome 3, UCI_Dpse_MV25, whole genome shotgun sequence, one region contains:
- the yip3 gene encoding uncharacterized protein yip3, producing the protein MMENPGDICLVGITCNNGITIAMRSEDYLVYHLGDHIYCCAHGGVFVRDIMTEVRNQLAAKYLDQDQKIPVKKAQQLLWQQYPAIASAPVLFAGHDFENNRQYLYAPQQDGSVTNNRFAACGSGTALEQARMWLSDKWHRGQSLMVSEQMARMVLKNWDSSQKSDKDVFVMYRRQEDAPMDADE; encoded by the exons ATGATGGAAAA CCCTGGAGACATCTGCCTGGTGGGCATCACCTGCAACAATGGCATCACCATCGCCATGCGATCCGAGGACTATCTTGTGTACCATTTGGGGGATCACATTTA CTGCTGTGCCCACGGTGGGGTATTCGTTCGGGACATCATGACCGAGGTCAGGAATCAATTGGCGGCCAAATATCTGGACCAGGACCAAAAGATACCCGTCAAGAAggcccagcagctgctgtggcagcagtATCCAGCGATTGCCAGTGCTCCGGTGCTTTTCGCTGGCCACGACTTCGAGAACAACAGACAGTACCTGTATGCCCCTCAGCAGGATGGAAGCGTGACGAACAACCGCTTCGCTgcctgtggcagtggcacggCCCTGGAACAGGCCAGGATGTGGCTGTCCGACAAGTGGCATCGCGGTCAGAGCCTCATGGTGTCCGAGCAGATGGCCCGGATGGTGCTCAAGAACTGGGATTCATCTCAAAAGTCCGACAAGGATGTGTTCGTGATGTACAGGCGCCAGGAGGATGCTCCCATGGACGCCGATGAGTAG